One window of Gymnogyps californianus isolate 813 chromosome 10, ASM1813914v2, whole genome shotgun sequence genomic DNA carries:
- the KPNA4 gene encoding importin subunit alpha-3, producing the protein MADNEKLDNQRLKNFKNKGRDLETMRRQRNEVVVELRKNKRDEHLLKRRNVPHEDICEDSDIDGDFRVQNTSLEAIVQNASSDNQGIQLSAVQAARKLLSSDRNPPIDDLIKSGILPILVHCLERDDNPSLQFEAAWALTNIASGTSEQTQAVVQSNAVPLFLRLLHSPHQNVCEQAVWALGNIIGDGPQCRDYVISLGVVKPLLSFISPSIPITFLRNVTWVMVNLCRHKDPPPPMETIQEILPALCVLIHHTDVNILVDTVWALSYLTDAGNEQIQMVIDSGIVPHLVPLLSHQEVKVQTAALRAVGNIVTGTDEQTQVVLNCEALSHFPALLTHPKEKINKEAVWFLSNITAGNQQQVQAVIDANLVPMIIHLLDKGDFGTQKEAAWAISNLTISGRKDQVAYLIQQNVIPPFCNLLTVKDAQVVQVVLDGLSNILKMAEDEAETIANLIEECGGLEKIEQLQNHENEDIYKLAYEIIDQFFSSDDIDEDPSLVPEAIQGGTFGFNSSANVPAEGFQF; encoded by the exons atGGCCGACAACGAGAAACTGGACAACCAGCGGCTGAAGAACTTCAAGAACAAAGGCCGCGACCTGGAG actatgagaagacaaagaaatgaagttgtTGTGGAGTTAAGAAAG aacaaaagagaTGAGCATCTTCTAAAGAGGAGAAATGTTCCCCATGAAGATATCTGTGAAGATTCTGATATAGATGGTGACTTTAGAGTG CAAAACACTTCTTTGGAGGCAATAGTACag aatgcTTCAAGTGACAACCAGGGTATACAGTTAAGTGCTGTGCAGGCTGCAAG aaagctgctttccagtgaTCGCAATCCACCAATTGACGATCTAATAAAATCAGGAATATTACCTATTTTAGTGCACTGTCTTGAAAGAGATGACAA TCCTTCTTTACAGTTTGAAGCTGCATGGGCTTTGACAAACATTGCCTCTGGAACCTCTGAACAAACACAGGCCGTAGTTCAATCTA ATGCTGTGCCACTTTTTCTGAGACTGCTGCATTCACCTCATCAAAATGTTTGTGAGCAAGCTGTGTGGGCTTTAGGAAATATCATAG GTGATGGACCCCAGTGTAGAGATTACGTTATTAGTCTTGGAGTAGTGAAACCACTGCTGTCCTTCATCAGCCCATCTATTCCCATAACTTTCTTAAGAAATGTTACTTGGGTCATGGTCAACTTGTGCCGTCACAAAGATCCTCCTCCGCCGATGGAAACCATTCAGGAG ATCCTTCCAGCGCTCTGTGTTTTAATTCACCACACAGATGTAAAT ATATTGGTAGATACAGTCTGGGCACTCTCATATCTAACGGATGCTGGCAATGAACAGATCCAGATGGTGATAGACTCCGGAATAGTCCCTCATTTGGTTCCTCTTCTCAGTCATCAAGAAGTTAAAGTGCAA actGCTGCACTGAGAGCTGTAGGAAACATTGTCACTGGTACCGATGAACAGACACAGGTAGTTCTGAATTGTGAAGCTCTTTCACATTTTCCAGCACTTCTGACACAtcccaaagaaaaaattaataag gaagCAGTGTGGTTCCTATCTAACATCACTGCAGGAAATCAGCAGCAAGTTCAGGCAGTAATAGATGCAAACCTTGTTCCAATGATAATACATCTTCTAGATAAG GGTGACTTTGGTACTCAGAAAGAAGCTGCTTGGGCAATAAGCAACTTAACGATCAGCGGAAGAAAAGACCAA gtGGCATACTTAATTCAACAAAATGTAATTCCTCCCTTTTGCAATTTGCTGACAGTAAAAGATGCGCAAGTTGTGCAAGTGGTTCTGGATGGACTaagtaatatattaaaaatggcTGAAGATGAAGCAGAAACCATAGCCAATCTTATAGAAGAGTGTGGAG GCCTGGAGAAAATTGAACAACTACAAAATCATGAAAATGAAGACATCTACAAACTGGCTTATGAGATCATTGATCAGTTCTTCTCTTCAGATGAT ATTGATGAAGATCCTAGCCTTGTTCCAGAAGCAAT